The proteins below come from a single Necator americanus strain Aroian chromosome V, whole genome shotgun sequence genomic window:
- a CDS encoding hypothetical protein (NECATOR_CHRV.G19716.T1) → MAICTYNARTLASEAAIEDLMMQVKKIKYDIIGLTETRRRHLLNAVYETGEELFLGTCDSRGVGGVGVLVNTSMAKNIDSFEQLTTRIGRLRMRRCGPTPALTIFVACAPTSSYEEEEVEAFYMDLEKFYREDHAFYKVIRRTPEELHIGTHGLQWNDQGERLSEFIMTTKTIHGNSQFQKPSSLRWTWESADGEYRNEIDHIIVNKRFCLTDVGVVPKFYTGSDHPLLRGRFSFTRRAEKAAKFREREIPGLPSTGISSLR, encoded by the coding sequence atggcgatctgtacttataacgcacgtacgcttgcatcggaagcggccatcgaagatctgatgatgcaagtaaagaagatcaagtacgacatcatcggactgaccgagacgagacgacgtcaccttctcaacgccgtatatgaaactggagaagaactgttcttaggtacatgcgacagtagaggtgttggtggagttggcgtcctcgtcaacacgagtatggcaaagaacatcgactcttttgaacaacttacgacccgaatcggacgtctgcggatgagaagatgtggcccaacaccagctttgactatcttcgtcgcttgcgctccaacatcaagctacgaagaagaagaagtcgaagctttctatatggacctggagaagttctaccgagaagaccatgccttctacaaagtcataagaagaacgcctgaggaacttcacatcgggacccacggcttacaatggaatgaccagggggagaggctctctgagttcatcatgacgactaagaccatccatgggaactcgcaattccagaaaccctcctctctacgctggacgtgggagtcagcCGATGGAGAgtatcgtaatgaaatagaccacatcatcgtcaataaaaggttctgcctgacggacgtcggtgttgtaccaaagttctatacgggatcggaccatcccctcctccgaggaagattttccttcacaaggagagcagagaaagccgcaaagttcagagagagagaaatcccaggactaccatcaactgggatctcttcgctacgctag